The window CCTTGGCGCGGGCGGCCCCCCCGGATCCGCTGGCGCCGGCACAATTCCGATTGCCGCCTGCGGTAGTCCAATGACAGATTCGGCGCCGGCCGCTGCCAAGACGTCGACACAGGCAACCTGGTCTCGCAGTTCGGTTGGTGGCTCGAGTGTGGTTGCGGCCATTGTCAACCTCCCTTGGATTCAGACGAGTTGCCTCGATTGGTTTGGCAGTAGCGGCAGAACGCGGGCCATTGGCATAGCCCAATTCCAGTCAAGGCGACCGGCCAGATGGGCGGTAGCGCCCTTCGTTCACATTGCGGTAGCCAACTGGATACACAATTTGGCAGCCGAGCCAGGCGAGCCGTTTCGGTGATTTGGGTGGTGGCCTGGGGGCGGCTGGTTGGTCCGCTAACTTAGAATGCCGCTGCGGACGCCGCGCACGGCCACTTGAACCCTGTTTTTCAGCTGCCACTTGGCCATGACCCGACCAATATGCTTCTTGATGGTGGCCTCGGACAGGTGCAGCCGTTCAGCGATCTCCTCGTTTGACAGGCCGTCGATGACCCCGCGCAAGACGTCGCGCTCCCGGCTGGTCAGGCTTTGGCCGCTGGCCGCGCCGGATCTAGATTGGCCGGCCGCAAGCTCACCTAAAACCTTGGCCGCCACCGTGGTTGAGAGCACCATCTCGCCTTTGAGGACACTGGCCAAGGAGGAGCGGAGCTGGTCTGCCGGTTCGGCCTTTGAGAGGTAGCCGTGGGCGCCGTTACGCAAGGCCTGAATAACGTCATCGCCCAAATTGGATGTGGTCAGTACCACGATGCGCGTAGCTGGCAGACTCTGGGCGATGGTTCTGACCGTGTCGATCCGGCTCATGCCTTGCTGGCGGACATCCATCAGCGCCAGGTCTGGACGTAGCACCCGCGCCATGTCGACGGCCTGGTTGCCGTTACCGGCGCATCCAACCACCTCAAAGTCAGGCCAGCGGCTGACCAGAGCCGA of the Micrococcales bacterium genome contains:
- a CDS encoding response regulator transcription factor; amino-acid sequence: MSAGPATVMIVDDHALFRDGLSALVSRWPDFEVVGCAGNGNQAVDMARVLRPDLALMDVRQQGMSRIDTVRTIAQSLPATRIVVLTTSNLGDDVIQALRNGAHGYLSKAEPADQLRSSLASVLKGEMVLSTTVAAKVLGELAAGQSRSGAASGQSLTSRERDVLRGVIDGLSNEEIAERLHLSEATIKKHIGRVMAKWQLKNRVQVAVRGVRSGILS